In Halomarina salina, one DNA window encodes the following:
- a CDS encoding beta-N-acetylhexosaminidase, translated as MPDDSNFRRRSVLRAIGGVSAVSLGVGTASARCKESTDAARLETLVPVPVDVTSTGRGYTITDATTITVEDATAEGVAEYLAEFLRAPTGYDLPIKTHQGRGGRDTISLQLSEPSSGDHEQGYRLRSNPSGLTIRANEPAGLFAGVQTLRQLLPPAIEHDTEQSTEWTVPGGHIRDYPRFDYRGAHLDVARHFFDVETVKQFIDYLAQYKVNHLHLHLTDDQGWRIEIDSWPNLTDEGADSEVGGGPSGYYTKEEYAELIEYAQRRYVTIIPEIDLPGHTGAALESYAELNCDGTKREEDTGTNVGDTTLCIDKDVTYEFVDDVIREVAEMTPGPYIHIGGDEAHVVSDSEYNTFMDRVVPIVQKYGKRPIGWHQILDAEPPSETIAQYWYTGHDAPDVAEAAQNGHDLIASPASHAYMDMKYNEDTELGLDWAGLTSVKDAYDWDPGSFLNGVDESAIMGPETALWSETLETLEDIEFMFFPHFPPVAELGWSPAAKTDEWDEFEHRLAAQASRWEIQGVNYYQTPQVPWP; from the coding sequence ATGCCAGACGATAGCAACTTCCGAAGACGTAGCGTGCTGCGAGCCATTGGCGGTGTCAGTGCGGTGTCTCTGGGGGTCGGCACCGCGAGCGCACGGTGCAAAGAATCAACAGATGCAGCAAGATTGGAGACGCTCGTACCGGTCCCGGTCGACGTAACATCGACCGGTAGAGGCTACACAATCACTGACGCGACGACGATTACGGTCGAAGATGCCACAGCAGAAGGTGTGGCCGAGTACCTCGCAGAGTTCCTCAGAGCGCCGACTGGGTACGATCTGCCAATCAAGACGCATCAGGGAAGGGGCGGGAGAGACACTATCTCCCTGCAACTCAGCGAGCCAAGCTCTGGAGACCATGAGCAGGGCTATCGACTCCGAAGTAATCCAAGTGGGCTTACAATCCGCGCGAACGAACCTGCAGGATTGTTCGCGGGTGTTCAAACACTTCGGCAACTACTCCCACCGGCCATCGAGCATGATACCGAACAATCGACAGAGTGGACCGTCCCGGGAGGACACATCCGTGATTACCCGCGATTCGACTACCGGGGAGCTCATCTCGACGTCGCTCGACATTTCTTCGACGTAGAGACAGTCAAGCAGTTCATCGATTACCTAGCCCAGTACAAGGTCAACCACCTCCACCTGCACCTTACTGACGACCAGGGCTGGCGCATCGAAATCGATAGTTGGCCCAACCTCACGGACGAAGGAGCAGACTCAGAAGTCGGCGGTGGGCCAAGTGGGTACTATACGAAAGAGGAGTATGCAGAACTCATCGAGTACGCTCAACGCCGATACGTCACCATCATCCCGGAGATCGACTTGCCGGGACACACGGGTGCGGCCCTCGAGTCTTATGCCGAACTCAACTGTGACGGGACGAAACGCGAGGAGGATACAGGAACGAATGTTGGTGACACGACGCTATGCATCGACAAGGATGTGACCTACGAGTTCGTTGATGACGTCATCCGCGAAGTGGCAGAGATGACGCCTGGGCCCTACATCCACATTGGTGGTGATGAGGCTCACGTTGTCAGCGACTCGGAGTATAACACCTTCATGGACCGGGTAGTCCCGATCGTCCAGAAATACGGAAAGCGTCCAATCGGGTGGCACCAGATTCTTGATGCAGAGCCCCCGTCTGAGACGATTGCTCAGTACTGGTATACGGGTCATGATGCTCCCGACGTGGCTGAAGCCGCACAGAACGGACACGATCTTATCGCCTCACCGGCGAGCCACGCGTATATGGATATGAAGTACAACGAGGATACCGAGTTGGGTCTCGACTGGGCGGGTCTTACATCCGTCAAAGACGCCTACGATTGGGATCCGGGTAGCTTCCTCAACGGGGTCGATGAGTCGGCCATCATGGGTCCTGAAACGGCACTCTGGTCGGAGACCCTGGAGACGCTCGAAGACATCGAATTCATGTTCTTCCCTCACTTTCCCCCTGTCGCGGAGTTAGGTTGGTCACCTGCTGCCAAGACGGATGAATGGGACGAATTTGAACATCGCCTCGCCGCACAGGCTTCACGCTGGGAGATCCAAGGTGTCAATTATTATCAAACGCCACAAGTTCCCTGGCCGTGA